From the genome of Populus alba chromosome 10, ASM523922v2, whole genome shotgun sequence, one region includes:
- the LOC118043091 gene encoding pentatricopeptide repeat-containing protein At1g79490, mitochondrial — MFHIHRSRLYPRNLYTLTKNHSSRSSFLTPNVQNSNSHTDAAINSLNKFGFFSALRGLNSISPNVSPSKSPNLVSNGGHVKANSFVRNYCAGKNGEAGSGEWTEDIEYLDESGSVIYSGKGIRSVEPGVDDHVMIGGIKKPILNASAVAKIVEVVKRWKWGPELETQLDKLQFVPNMTHVVQALKIINESDALLSLFKWAKRQTWYVPNDECYVMLFEGLNQSRDFDGIQSLFDEMVCDSIKSATQFSAYNRVLKYLAKAEKLEVSFCCFKKVQDSGCKIDTETYNILMKLFLNKGLPYKAFEIYETMEAAHCSLDGSTYELMIPSLAKSGRLDAAFKLFQEMKERNFRPSLGIFSSLVDSMGKAGRLETSMKVYMEMQGLGLRPSAIMYVSLIESYTKAGKLDAALRLWDEMKIAGFRPNFGLYTLIIESHAKSGKLDIAMSIFRDMEKAGFLPTPSTYSSLLEMHAASGQVDAAMKLYNSMTNAGLRPGLSTYTALLTLLAHKKLVDVAAKILLEMKAMGFSVDVSASDVLMVYIKDGSVDLSLRWLRFMSSSGIRTNNFIIRQLFESCMKNGLYESAKPLLETYVNSAAKVDLILYTSILAYLVRCQEEQNERHLMAILSATRHKAHAFMCGLFTGPEQRKQPVLSFVREFFQGIDYELEEGAAKYFVNVLLNYLVLMGQINRARCVWKVAYENKLFPKAIVFDQHIAWSLDVRNLSVGAALVAVVHTLHRFRKRMLYYGVIPRRIKLVTGPTLRIVVAQMLSSVESPFEVSKVVLRAPGDSVMEWFKKPIVQQFLLNEIPSRADILMHRLNILFPTSAPEIRSLSPPKPLISAKAV, encoded by the coding sequence ATGTTTCACATTCATCGCAGTAGACTGTACCCTAGAAATCTTTATACCCTCACCAAAAACCACAGCTCCAGGTCTTCATTTCTAACCCCCAATGTCCAAAACTCTAATTCACACACAGATGCAGCAATTAATAGTTTGAAtaagttcggttttttcagtgcTCTAAGGGGTCTCAATTCAATTTCCCCAAATGTATCCCCATCAAAAAGCCCCAATTTGGTTAGTAACGGAGGTCATGTTAAAGCCAATAGCTTTGTGAGAAATTACTGTGCTGGAAAGAATGGTGAAGCTGGGTCTGGTGAATGGACTGAGGATATAGAATATTTAGATGAGTCAGGGAGTGTTATTTATAGTGGTAAAGGTATAAGGTCAGTTGAGCCGGGAGTTGATGATCATGTTATGATTGGTGGGATAAAGAAGCCAATTTTGAATGCTTCTGCTGTTGCAAAGATAGTTGAGGTTGTTAAGAGGTGGAAATGGGGGCCAGAATTGGAGACCCAACTGGACAAATTACAATTCGTGCCAAATATGACTCATGTAGTTCAAGCTTTGAAGATTATTAATGAGAGTGATGCGTTGTTGAGTTTGTTCAAATGGGCTAAGAGGCAAACTTGGTATGTGCCAAATGATGAGTGTTATGTGATGTTGTTTGAAGGGTTGAATCAAAGTAGAGATTTTGATGGGATTCAGTCTTTGTTTGATGAGATGGTTTGTGATTCAATCAAGAGTGCAACTCAATTTAGTGCTTATAACAGGGTACTCAAGTATTTGGCTAAGGCAGAGAAGTTGGAGGTGTCATTTTGTTGTTTCAAGAAGGTTCAGGATTCAGGCTGTAAAATTGATACAGAAACGTATAATATACTCATGAAGTTGTTTTTGAATAAGGGCTTGCCATATAAGGCATTTGAGATATATGAGACCATGGAAGCAGCCCATTGTTCATTGGATGGCTCAACTTATGAGCTGATGATACCAAGCTTGGCAAAATCAGGTCGTTTGGATGCTGCTTTTAAGCTTTTCCAAGAGATGAAAGAAAGGAACTTTCGCCCAAGCCTTGGAATTTTTTCCTCGCTTGTTGACTCAATGGGGAAAGCTGGGAGGTTGGAGACATCGATGAAGGTTTACATGGAAATGCAAGGTTTAGGGCTCAGGCCATCTGCTATCATGTATGTTTCCTTGATTGAGTCGTACACCAAGGCTGGGAAACTGGATGCTGCTCTCAGGCTTTGGGATGAGATGAAGATAGCTGGCTTTAGGCCTAACTTTGGGTTGTATACATTAATAATTGAATCACATGCTAAGTCAGGGAAGCTTGATATTGCAATGTCCATCTTTCGAGATATGGAGAAGGCTGGATTTCTACCCACCCCATCCACCTATTCATCTCTTCTTGAAATGCATGCTGCTTCTGGACAAGTAGATGCTGCTATGAAGCTGTACAATTCGATGACCAATGCAGGATTGAGGCCAGGTTTGAGCACATATACTGCCCTTTTGACTCTCTTGGCTCATAAGAAGCTTGTGGATGTGGCTGCCAAAATTTTACTTGAGATGAAGGCTATGGGATTTTCTGTTGATGTGAGTGCCAGTGATGTTTTAATGGTTTACATTAAGGATGGTTCTGTTGATCTTTCTTTGAGGTGGCTGCGTTTCATGAGTTCATCAGGGATAAGAAcgaataattttataatcagGCAGTTATTTGAGTCGTGCATGAAGAATGGTTTATATGAATCAGCCAAGCCTCTCCTAGAGACTTATGTGAACTCTGCTGCAAAAGTGGATCTCATACTTTACACATCAATTCTTGCCTATCTTGTTCGATGCCAAGAAGAGCAGAATGAGAGGCATCTGATGGCAATCCTTAGTGCTACGAGACATAAGGCGCATGCTTTTATGTGCGGGCTCTTCACTGGCCCAGAACAGAGGAAACAACCAGTTTTATCCTTTGTGAGGGAGTTTTTTCAGGGCATTGATTATGAGTTGGAAGAGGGAGCTGCAAAGTATTTTGTGAATGTTCTGCTCAATTACCTTGTTCTCATGGGGCAGATAAACCGAGCCCGATGTGTTTGGAAAGTTGCTTATGAGAATAAGCTTTTTCCGAAAGCTATTGTGTTTGATCAGCATATTGCTTGGTCCCTTGATGTTAGGAACCTGTCTGTGGGAGCTGCCCTTGTAGCGGTTGTGCATACTCTCCATAGGTTCAGAAAGCGCATGCTGTACTATGGCGTCATACCAAGGCGGATCAAATTGGTTACAGGACCAACTCTACGGATTGTTGTTGCGCAGATGTTGAGCTCCGTGGAATCCCCATTTGAAGTTAGCAAGGTGGTTCTAAGGGCCCCTGGCGACTCTGTTATGGAGTGGTTCAAGAAACCAATTGTTCAGCAATTTCTTTTGAACGAGATTCCCTCAAGGGCAGACATACTCATGCACAGGCTAAACATACTTTTTCCTACTTCTGCACCTGAAATTAGATCACTGTCCCCTCCGAAACCACTAATTTCTGCAAAGGCTGTGTAA
- the LOC118043093 gene encoding uncharacterized protein, producing the protein MEMSKGCKKVCVLLLYLTIAATSFAHCDARRSMHLSRGPVHARSSIIKNAQKLKVTKRFDLASLLLQKETMDSSNAGPYVSSPFTLPPYDSLGPISLPDNAPPNCIYPPNTPQPPSTGIPTPTGSMPSSPPPPFGYLPPVFPISNPPPSPTGEVPGPPCFIPIPNPPEIVPSPPINIPGTPEGAVPSPTGIIPGSPGSVPSPTIYVPGPPEAVPGPPYYEPSPPSYTPSPPTFVPSPTGFVPSPRGFRPPVLYPPPTGPPSPRTSPYSALWCVAKPSVPDPIIQEAMNYACGSGADCDSILPSGSCFEPDTLFAHASYAFNSYWQRTRVAGGSCSFGGTAILVTVDPSYDGCHFIYG; encoded by the exons ATGGAAATGAGCAAAGGTTGCAAGAAAGTCTGCGTTCTCCTACTCTATTTGACGATTGCAGCTACTTCCTTCGCTCATTGCG ATGCAAGAAGATCAATGCATCTATCCAGAGGTCCAGTGCATGCAAGAAGTTCAATAATCAAGAATGCACAAAAACTGAAAGTGACGAAGCGCTTTGACTTGGCTTCATTGCTTCTGCAAAAGGAAACAATGGATTCATCAAATGCTGGTCCCTATGTGAGCTCACCATTTACTTTGCCACCTTATGATTCATTAGGACCAATTTCATTGCCCGATAATGCCCCTCCAAATTGCATTTACCCCCCAAACACCCCACAACCACCTTCCACAGGAATTCCAACTCCAACGGGATCCATGCCATCTTCACCTCCACCACCCTTCGGTTATCTGCCACCGGTTTTTCCCATCTCAAACCCGCCTCCAAGCCCAACTGGTGAGGTACCTGGCCCACCCTGTTTTATCCCGATTCCCAATCCACCTGAAATAGTACCTAGCCCGCCCATTAACATTCCGGGCACACCAGAAGGAGCCGTACCTAGTCCTACGGGTATCATCCCAGGCTCGCCGGGATCAGTACCTAGTCCAACCATTTATGTTCCAGGCCCACCAGAAGCTGTACCTGGTCCCCCTTATTATGAGCCTAGCCCACCAAGCTATACCCCTAGCCCGCCCACTTTTGTTCCGTCTCCAACTGGATTTGTTCCAAGCCCGCGGGGTTTTCGCCCACCTGTGTTGTATCCACCTCCGACGGGGCCACCATCTCCAAGAACAAGCCCATACTCAGCCTTATGGTGTGTAGCCAAGCCATCGGTGCCCGATCCGATCATTCAAGAAGCAATGAATTATGCTTGTGGGTCTGGGGCAGATTGTGACTCGATTCTACCCAGTGGTTCATGCTTTGAACCCGATACATTGTTTGCACATGCTTCCTATGCTTTCAATAGTTACTGGCAGAGGACCCGAGTGGCTGGTGGTTCATGTTCATTTGGAGGGACTGCCATACTAGTCACCGTGGATCCAA GCTATGACGGTTGTCATTTTATCTACGGGTGA
- the LOC118043090 gene encoding zinc transporter 1: MTDLQVCSFNVRKIISSVLILLLYPTIVSCGCTCEVEDLKHDKGEALKYKLGSILSILVAGAIGVGLPLLGKKIKALSPENDIFFMIKAFAAGVILATGFIHILPDAFDNLTSPCLAQNPWGDFPFTGFVAMMTAIGTLMVDTFATGFYKRMHFNKSKPANTTDEETAEEHEGHVHVHTHATHGHAHGSASPEEDLALSELIRRRIISQVLELGIVVHSIIIGISLGASGSPKTIKPLMAALSFHQFFEGMGLGGCITLAQFKSTSMAIMATFFSLTTPVGIAVGIGISSIYNESSPTARVVEGVFNAASAGILIYMALVDLLAADFMSPRMQSNLRIQLGANVSLLLGAGCMSFLAKWA, encoded by the exons ATGACTGATCTTCAAGTTTGCTCCTTCAACGTCCGTAAGATCATATCATCTGTCttgattcttcttctttacCCTACTATAGTCTCTTGTGGGTGTACATGCGAGGTTGAAGATTTAAAGCATGATAAGGGTGAAGCACTAAAGTATAAGCTAGGTTCAATACTCTCAATTCTTGTTGCTGGTGCTATTGGTGTTGGCCTCCCTCTGttaggcaagaaaataaaagcctTGAGCCctgaaaatgatattttcttcATGATCAAGGCATTTGCAGCTGGTGTTATCCTGGCAACCGGATTCATTCACATACTACCGGACGCGTTTGATAACCTAACCTCGCCATGCCTTGCCCAGAATCCATGGGGGGACTTTCCATTCACAGGTTTTGTTGCCATGATGACAGCAATAGGGACACTAATGGTGGATACATTTGCAACAGGGTTTTACAAGAGGATGCATTTTAACAAGAGCAAACCGGCAAATACTACAGATGAAGAGACAGCTGAAGAGCATGAAGGTCATGTACATGTTCATACACATGCTACGCATGGTCATGCCCATGGTTCTGCCTCCCCAGAGGAAGATTTGGCCCTGTCCGAATTGATTCGTCGGAGAATTATATCACAA GTATTGGAGCTAGGGATTGTAGTTCATTCAATAATTATTGGAATATCTCTGGGTGCTTCTGGGAGTCCGAAAACAATAAAGCCTCTCATGGCAGCCTTGTCTTTCCACCAGTTTTTTGAAGGCATGGGACTTGGTGGCTGCATCACACTG GCACAGTTCAAATCTACATCAATGGCAATAATGGCAACATTTTTCTCCCTGACAACCCCGGTGGGGATCGCCGTCGGTATTGGAATCTCTAGCATTTACAATGAGAGCAGCCCAACTGCTCGAGTAGTTGAGGGCGTTTTCAACGCAGCTTCAGCGGGGATTTTAATATACATGGCACTTGTTGACCTGTTAGCAGCAGATTTCATGAGTCCAAGGATGCAAAGCAATCTCCGGATTCAACTAGGAGCAAACGTTTCGCTTCTTCTAGGGGCTGGTTGCATGTCTTTCTTGGCCAAATGGGCTTGA